The Mytilus trossulus isolate FHL-02 chromosome 3, PNRI_Mtr1.1.1.hap1, whole genome shotgun sequence genome contains a region encoding:
- the LOC134712223 gene encoding uncharacterized protein LOC134712223 isoform X9: protein MNINQNAFLLCPICEKEYDDRRGAPRVLPCLHTCCSTCLQDLLNDNELCCQECQTRFDKTFDGVEAFPLDTAIRNYLDFIRVQLRPTEVPCTDCPDEANAHAFCRDCFLFICHECTRAHKRTHVTKKHILVSIEDMRECDLRDFHRKDTCQTKGHEEQIFTFYCDKRGCDVPICTLCAVSDHNQQHGHIIRNLSEVYEDSKSTVHNVIREINNRGNPMSEAVSQFESVVDDLTEKESEINHEIDSIFDRFQKLLEERRERLHREVEHHCQSRKRELTEKVSELKSYSTNVKTAVEFATRVMSYTTASEFLVLRDVLLKRILELKNHKVSIPAKDDVALRFYRGASDESFADLVNAIGKVVTKDSSNSPETVNSSFQSESYRNSKRSSFSDFQIELQKDFNTLNSLNNSPSLNEQQGSKSSDYRMQKTSYQSTKQSMSNGPQLIKPNSRSDDYDTIKPSIQTQYYTPKQNKQSEYRYPAENESGVVQVEFNGQSLEPRDIQTPDSEFETARSELRDVAKSINESKFKPIVNGTTESTSPSQDKPSFFSRHLSSPPENLHVISSETAEQDTLADDTQSESIVHQAGLTDCLLKTKVENERRQTARERRSNSCPPTRSTNILNMLKTWKLCLKLKKERSLSARSKEESPRAEETSSVQTTETAFVPQRAHRPPSQDQSEDVGVFVRNGIADGQPRSGPAIFNDVTSPDFSFDVLTVHEEREVSIDGKTLRNRKTGNPSSSTVVGPTQLKQYKGIIGNYSFQQPGKYYYEVDVTFNIIQPLEQTWLVFELGLSRKEDIDKHHTVERHEFARSFYVARYPEDGKLSQEFWHNRDLKAIIPLCDNSPGLTVEMTYGMLINTATGKITIADVKREKKLYTFTDVDFSKPLFPVFGTYNSDLVNVIMRIRAGASLVQFPPFLKGNEALDSPRKSDPFDSDQRIPAENEKGMIQRQISMPTRMAGGQHNMLSPRNNMSRSSENINETSFDSARSGLRTTTAKPVKSKFGSVTNGNCSPKEKPPQSFFNRTRSQRSLSQTGEKSFQPTSERSFKPITSPLNQRRSYDTDTDDDEVFAKSSSSEELKSGPATFNDVQCPDFALDVDTCHEEREASVDGKIFKNRKTGKPSSGNPKKQLQQYKGILGNFSFKEPGKYYFEVVVTFNIIQPLEQTWLVFEIGLCRREDVDKHHTVERHEHARSFYVARYPEDGKLAQEFWHNRDLLAYVPLSENKAGLNVEVTYGMVVDTKRKKWIIADVKKEKKLHTFSGLNFTKPLLPVFGAYNPDLISVEMKVKTGAQISSYPAFLKGL from the exons ATGAATATAAACCAGAACGCCTTCCTCTTGTGCCCGATTTGTGAAAAGGAGTATGATGACAGACGCGGTGCTCCACGTGTACTACCATGCCTACACACGTGCTGCTCAACGTGCTTACAAGATCTGTTAAACGACAACGAACTATGTTGTCAAGAATGCCAAACTCGTtttgacaaaacttttgatGGAGTTGAGGCCTTTCCATTAGACACTGCCATAAGAAACTATTTAGATTTTATTAGGGTACAGCTTCGACCTACAGAGGTTCCTTGTACTGACTGTCCAGATGAAGCAAATGCGCATGCATTTTGTCGGGACTGTTTCCTATTTATATGCCATGAATGTACACGTGCTCATAAAAGAACGCAcgtaacaaagaaacatattttagtATCTATAGAAGATATGCGAGAATGTGACCTTCGTGATTTTCACCGAAAAGACACATGTCAAACAAAGGGACACGAAGAACAGATATTTACATTCTACTGTGATAAACGAGGCTGCGATGTACCAATTTGTACCCTCTGCGCAGTCTCAGACCATAACCAACAGCACGGTCATATCATTCGTAACTTGAGCGAGGTTTATGAAGATAGCAAATCAACCGTTCATAACGTTATCCGAGAAATAAACAACAGGGGAAATCCAATGTCTGAAGCTGTATCACAATTCGAATCTGTAGTGGACGATTTGACCGAAAAGGAATCGGAaataaaccatgaaattgaTTCCATATTTGATCGATTTCAAAAACTGTTAGAAGAGCGAAGAGAAAGGCTTCACAGAGAAGTAGAACACCATTGCCAATCTAGAAAACGTGAACTAACGGAAAAAGTCTCGGAACTAAAAAGTTACTCAACTAATGTTAAAACTGCCGTAGAATTTGCTACCAGAGTCATGTCGTATACCACTGCGTCAGAATTCCTCGTGTTACGTGATGTGTTACTAAAGAGAATTTTAGAGTTAAAAAACCACAAGGTCTCCATTCCAGCAAAAGATGATGTGGCACTGAGATTTTATCGTGGTGCCTCCGACGAATCATTTGCAGATTTGGTCAATGCTATCGGAAAGGTTGTAACAAAGGACTCGTCCAATTCTCCAGAAACTGTTAACTCAAGCTTCCAAAGTGAAAGCTATAGAAACTCTAAACGAAGTAGTTTTAGTGATTTTCAGATCGAATTGCAGAAAGATTTCAACACTTTGAACAGTTTGAATAATTCTCCTTCTTTAAATGAACAACAGGGATCAAAATCATCTGATTATCGAATGCAAAAAACAAGTTACCAGTCAACTAAACAAAGCATGTCTAATGGCCCTCAGTTGATAAAACCTAATTCACGAAGTGATGATTACGATACCATTAAACCAAGCATCCAAACCCAGTATTACactccaaaacaaaacaaacaatcgGAATACCGATACCCAGCTGAGAACGAGAGCGGCGTCGTGCAAGTCGAGTTTAACGGCCAATCTTTAGAACCAAGAGATATACAAACTCCTGACTCGGAATTTGAGACAGCTCGAAGTGAATTAAGAGATGTTGCTAAAAGCATTAATGAATCAAAGTTCAAACCTATCGTAAATGGAACGACGGAATCAACTTCTCCAAGCCAGGATAAACCCAGCTTTTTCAGTCGGCATTTATCAAGTC CTCCGGAAAACTTGCATGTCATTTCATCTGAAACTGCCGAACAAGACACATTAGCAGACGATACACAGAGCGAGTCAATCGTTCACCAGGCGGGACTTACCGACTGTCTTC TGAAGACGAAAGTTGAAAATGAAAGAAGGCAAACTGCAAGAGAAAGGCGCTCTAACTCTTGTCCCCCTACACGTAGTACCAACATTCTTAATATGCTTAAAACATGGAAGCTTTGTTTAAAACTCAAAAAGG AGCGAAGCCTTAGTGCCAGGTCAAAAGAGGAAAGTCCGCGTGCTGAAGAGACGAGTTCTGTACAAACCACGGAAACAGCTTTTGTTCCCCAACGTGCTCACAGACCTCCATCTC AAGACCAAAGTGAAGACGTCGGAG TTTTTGTTCGTAATGGTATCGCGGATGGCCAACCAAGATCAGGACCCGCCATTTTCAACGACGTCACAA GTCCAgatttttcatttgatgtttTGACTGTTCACGAAGAGAGAGAAGTTTCCATTGACGGAAAGACATTGCGTAACAGGAAAACTGGAAATCCGTCCAGTAGCACAGTAGTTGGACCAACTCAACTGAAACAGTACAAAGGAATTATTGGGAATTATTCCTTCCAGCAACCAGGAAAGTACTACTACGAGGTTGATGTCACTTTTAATATCATCCAACCACTAGAACAGACTTGGTTAGTTTTTGAGCTGGGCCTTAGCAGAAAAGAGGACATCGATAAACATCACACCGTTGAAAGACACGAGTTTGCACGATCATTTTACGTTGCTCGTTATCCAGAGGATGGAAAACTGTCACAGGAATTTTGGCACAACCGTGATCTAAAGGCTATCATTCCTTTGTGTGATAACAGTCCTGGTCTTACCGTAGAGATGACATATGGTATGCTTATAAACACAGCAACTGGAAAAATTACAATAGCTGATGTCAAGAGGGAAAAGAAGTTATACACGTTTACTGACGTCGATTTTTCTAAGCCATTGTTCCCTGTTTTTGGAACTTACAATTCTGATCTTGTGAACGTCATTATGAGGATTCGAGCTGGAGCTTCGCTGGTACAGTTTCCTCCGTTTCTTAAAG GTAATGAAGCATTAGATAGTCCAAGAAAGTCGGATCCATTTGACTCTGATCAACGAATACCTGCAGAGAACGAGAAAGGCATGATACAACGTCAGATCAGCATGCCAACTAGAATGGCGGGTGGTCAACATAATATGTTATCACCTAGAAATAATATGTCAAGGAgctctgaaaatataaatgaaacttCATTCGATAGCGCCCGCAGTGGACTGAGAACAACCACTGCGAAACCTGTCAAATCTAAATTTGGATCTGTGACTAATGGAAACTGTTCACCAAAAGAAAAACCACCACAAAGTTTCTTCAACAGAACTAGAAGTC AGAGAAGTCTGAGTCAGACTGGGGAAAAATCATTTCAGCCAACTTCTGAAAGATCATTTAAACCAATTACTTCTCCTCTGAACCAAAGACGTTCTT ATGACACTGATACGGACGACGATGAAG TATTTGCGAAAAGTTCCAGCTCGGAGGAGTTGAAATCAGGACCAGCAACATTCAATGACGTGCAAT gtCCAGATTTTGCCCTTGACGTAGACACTTGTCATGAAGAAAGGGAGGCTTCTGTAGACGGAAAAATATTCAAGAATCGCAAAACTGGTAAACCATCATCTGGCAACCCGAAGAAACAATTACAACAATACAAGGGAATTCTTGGTAATTTTTCCTTCAAAGAACCCGgcaaatattattttgaagtGGTTGTTACGTTCAATATTATCCAACCACTCGAGCAAACATGGCTCGTGTTTGAAATTGGTCTATGTAGACGAGAAGATGTTGATAAACACCACACTGTAGAACGTCACGAGCATGCACGATCTTTTTACGTCGCAAGGTACCCAGAAGATGGAAAACTAGCGCAAGAATTTTGGCACAACCGTGATCTCCTTGCCTATGTACCCCTAAGCGAAAATAAAGCAGGATTGAACGTGGAGGTCACCTATGGAATGGTAGTGGACACGAAGAGGAAGAAATGGATCATAGCCGACGTGAAGAAAGAGAAGAAACTGCATACTTTTTCGGGATTAAACTTCACCAAACCACTTTTGCCGGTATTTGGAGCGTACAATCCAGATCTCATCAGTGTTGAAATGAAGGTTAAGACTGGTGCACAAATTTCTTCATATCCTGCATTTCTCAAAGGTCTTTAA
- the LOC134712223 gene encoding uncharacterized protein LOC134712223 isoform X11: MNINQNAFLLCPICEKEYDDRRGAPRVLPCLHTCCSTCLQDLLNDNELCCQECQTRFDKTFDGVEAFPLDTAIRNYLDFIRVQLRPTEVPCTDCPDEANAHAFCRDCFLFICHECTRAHKRTHVTKKHILVSIEDMRECDLRDFHRKDTCQTKGHEEQIFTFYCDKRGCDVPICTLCAVSDHNQQHGHIIRNLSEVYEDSKSTVHNVIREINNRGNPMSEAVSQFESVVDDLTEKESEINHEIDSIFDRFQKLLEERRERLHREVEHHCQSRKRELTEKVSELKSYSTNVKTAVEFATRVMSYTTASEFLVLRDVLLKRILELKNHKVSIPAKDDVALRFYRGASDESFADLVNAIGKVVTKDSSNSPETVNSSFQSESYRNSKRSSFSDFQIELQKDFNTLNSLNNSPSLNEQQGSKSSDYRMQKTSYQSTKQSMSNGPQLIKPNSRSDDYDTIKPSIQTQYYTPKQNKQSEYRYPAENESGVVQVEFNGQSLEPRDIQTPDSEFETARSELRDVAKSINESKFKPIVNGTTESTSPSQDKPSFFSRHLSSPPENLHVISSETAEQDTLADDTQSESIVHQAGLTDCLLKTKVENERRQTARERRSNSCPPTRSTNILNMLKTWKLCLKLKKERSLSARSKEESPRAEETSSVQTTETAFVPQRAHRPPSQDQSEDVGVFVRNGIADGQPRSGPAIFNDVTSPDFSFDVLTVHEEREVSIDGKTLRNRKTGNPSSSTVVGPTQLKQYKGIIGNYSFQQPGKYYYEVDVTFNIIQPLEQTWLVFELGLSRKEDIDKHHTVERHEFARSFYVARYPEDGKLSQEFWHNRDLKAIIPLCDNSPGLTVEMTYGMLINTATGKITIADVKREKKLYTFTDVDFSKPLFPVFGTYNSDLVNVIMRIRAGASLVQFPPFLKGNEALDSPRKSDPFDSDQRIPAENEKGMIQRQISMPTRMAGGQHNMLSPRNNMSRSSENINETSFDSARSGLRTTTAKPVKSKFGSVTNGNCSPKEKPPQSFFNRTRSQRSLSQTGEKSFQPTSERSFKPITSPLNQRRSLFAKSSSSEELKSGPATFNDVQCPDFALDVDTCHEEREASVDGKIFKNRKTGKPSSGNPKKQLQQYKGILGNFSFKEPGKYYFEVVVTFNIIQPLEQTWLVFEIGLCRREDVDKHHTVERHEHARSFYVARYPEDGKLAQEFWHNRDLLAYVPLSENKAGLNVEVTYGMVVDTKRKKWIIADVKKEKKLHTFSGLNFTKPLLPVFGAYNPDLISVEMKVKTGAQISSYPAFLKGL; encoded by the exons ATGAATATAAACCAGAACGCCTTCCTCTTGTGCCCGATTTGTGAAAAGGAGTATGATGACAGACGCGGTGCTCCACGTGTACTACCATGCCTACACACGTGCTGCTCAACGTGCTTACAAGATCTGTTAAACGACAACGAACTATGTTGTCAAGAATGCCAAACTCGTtttgacaaaacttttgatGGAGTTGAGGCCTTTCCATTAGACACTGCCATAAGAAACTATTTAGATTTTATTAGGGTACAGCTTCGACCTACAGAGGTTCCTTGTACTGACTGTCCAGATGAAGCAAATGCGCATGCATTTTGTCGGGACTGTTTCCTATTTATATGCCATGAATGTACACGTGCTCATAAAAGAACGCAcgtaacaaagaaacatattttagtATCTATAGAAGATATGCGAGAATGTGACCTTCGTGATTTTCACCGAAAAGACACATGTCAAACAAAGGGACACGAAGAACAGATATTTACATTCTACTGTGATAAACGAGGCTGCGATGTACCAATTTGTACCCTCTGCGCAGTCTCAGACCATAACCAACAGCACGGTCATATCATTCGTAACTTGAGCGAGGTTTATGAAGATAGCAAATCAACCGTTCATAACGTTATCCGAGAAATAAACAACAGGGGAAATCCAATGTCTGAAGCTGTATCACAATTCGAATCTGTAGTGGACGATTTGACCGAAAAGGAATCGGAaataaaccatgaaattgaTTCCATATTTGATCGATTTCAAAAACTGTTAGAAGAGCGAAGAGAAAGGCTTCACAGAGAAGTAGAACACCATTGCCAATCTAGAAAACGTGAACTAACGGAAAAAGTCTCGGAACTAAAAAGTTACTCAACTAATGTTAAAACTGCCGTAGAATTTGCTACCAGAGTCATGTCGTATACCACTGCGTCAGAATTCCTCGTGTTACGTGATGTGTTACTAAAGAGAATTTTAGAGTTAAAAAACCACAAGGTCTCCATTCCAGCAAAAGATGATGTGGCACTGAGATTTTATCGTGGTGCCTCCGACGAATCATTTGCAGATTTGGTCAATGCTATCGGAAAGGTTGTAACAAAGGACTCGTCCAATTCTCCAGAAACTGTTAACTCAAGCTTCCAAAGTGAAAGCTATAGAAACTCTAAACGAAGTAGTTTTAGTGATTTTCAGATCGAATTGCAGAAAGATTTCAACACTTTGAACAGTTTGAATAATTCTCCTTCTTTAAATGAACAACAGGGATCAAAATCATCTGATTATCGAATGCAAAAAACAAGTTACCAGTCAACTAAACAAAGCATGTCTAATGGCCCTCAGTTGATAAAACCTAATTCACGAAGTGATGATTACGATACCATTAAACCAAGCATCCAAACCCAGTATTACactccaaaacaaaacaaacaatcgGAATACCGATACCCAGCTGAGAACGAGAGCGGCGTCGTGCAAGTCGAGTTTAACGGCCAATCTTTAGAACCAAGAGATATACAAACTCCTGACTCGGAATTTGAGACAGCTCGAAGTGAATTAAGAGATGTTGCTAAAAGCATTAATGAATCAAAGTTCAAACCTATCGTAAATGGAACGACGGAATCAACTTCTCCAAGCCAGGATAAACCCAGCTTTTTCAGTCGGCATTTATCAAGTC CTCCGGAAAACTTGCATGTCATTTCATCTGAAACTGCCGAACAAGACACATTAGCAGACGATACACAGAGCGAGTCAATCGTTCACCAGGCGGGACTTACCGACTGTCTTC TGAAGACGAAAGTTGAAAATGAAAGAAGGCAAACTGCAAGAGAAAGGCGCTCTAACTCTTGTCCCCCTACACGTAGTACCAACATTCTTAATATGCTTAAAACATGGAAGCTTTGTTTAAAACTCAAAAAGG AGCGAAGCCTTAGTGCCAGGTCAAAAGAGGAAAGTCCGCGTGCTGAAGAGACGAGTTCTGTACAAACCACGGAAACAGCTTTTGTTCCCCAACGTGCTCACAGACCTCCATCTC AAGACCAAAGTGAAGACGTCGGAG TTTTTGTTCGTAATGGTATCGCGGATGGCCAACCAAGATCAGGACCCGCCATTTTCAACGACGTCACAA GTCCAgatttttcatttgatgtttTGACTGTTCACGAAGAGAGAGAAGTTTCCATTGACGGAAAGACATTGCGTAACAGGAAAACTGGAAATCCGTCCAGTAGCACAGTAGTTGGACCAACTCAACTGAAACAGTACAAAGGAATTATTGGGAATTATTCCTTCCAGCAACCAGGAAAGTACTACTACGAGGTTGATGTCACTTTTAATATCATCCAACCACTAGAACAGACTTGGTTAGTTTTTGAGCTGGGCCTTAGCAGAAAAGAGGACATCGATAAACATCACACCGTTGAAAGACACGAGTTTGCACGATCATTTTACGTTGCTCGTTATCCAGAGGATGGAAAACTGTCACAGGAATTTTGGCACAACCGTGATCTAAAGGCTATCATTCCTTTGTGTGATAACAGTCCTGGTCTTACCGTAGAGATGACATATGGTATGCTTATAAACACAGCAACTGGAAAAATTACAATAGCTGATGTCAAGAGGGAAAAGAAGTTATACACGTTTACTGACGTCGATTTTTCTAAGCCATTGTTCCCTGTTTTTGGAACTTACAATTCTGATCTTGTGAACGTCATTATGAGGATTCGAGCTGGAGCTTCGCTGGTACAGTTTCCTCCGTTTCTTAAAG GTAATGAAGCATTAGATAGTCCAAGAAAGTCGGATCCATTTGACTCTGATCAACGAATACCTGCAGAGAACGAGAAAGGCATGATACAACGTCAGATCAGCATGCCAACTAGAATGGCGGGTGGTCAACATAATATGTTATCACCTAGAAATAATATGTCAAGGAgctctgaaaatataaatgaaacttCATTCGATAGCGCCCGCAGTGGACTGAGAACAACCACTGCGAAACCTGTCAAATCTAAATTTGGATCTGTGACTAATGGAAACTGTTCACCAAAAGAAAAACCACCACAAAGTTTCTTCAACAGAACTAGAAGTC AGAGAAGTCTGAGTCAGACTGGGGAAAAATCATTTCAGCCAACTTCTGAAAGATCATTTAAACCAATTACTTCTCCTCTGAACCAAAGACGTTCTT TATTTGCGAAAAGTTCCAGCTCGGAGGAGTTGAAATCAGGACCAGCAACATTCAATGACGTGCAAT gtCCAGATTTTGCCCTTGACGTAGACACTTGTCATGAAGAAAGGGAGGCTTCTGTAGACGGAAAAATATTCAAGAATCGCAAAACTGGTAAACCATCATCTGGCAACCCGAAGAAACAATTACAACAATACAAGGGAATTCTTGGTAATTTTTCCTTCAAAGAACCCGgcaaatattattttgaagtGGTTGTTACGTTCAATATTATCCAACCACTCGAGCAAACATGGCTCGTGTTTGAAATTGGTCTATGTAGACGAGAAGATGTTGATAAACACCACACTGTAGAACGTCACGAGCATGCACGATCTTTTTACGTCGCAAGGTACCCAGAAGATGGAAAACTAGCGCAAGAATTTTGGCACAACCGTGATCTCCTTGCCTATGTACCCCTAAGCGAAAATAAAGCAGGATTGAACGTGGAGGTCACCTATGGAATGGTAGTGGACACGAAGAGGAAGAAATGGATCATAGCCGACGTGAAGAAAGAGAAGAAACTGCATACTTTTTCGGGATTAAACTTCACCAAACCACTTTTGCCGGTATTTGGAGCGTACAATCCAGATCTCATCAGTGTTGAAATGAAGGTTAAGACTGGTGCACAAATTTCTTCATATCCTGCATTTCTCAAAGGTCTTTAA